The proteins below come from a single Mugil cephalus isolate CIBA_MC_2020 chromosome 7, CIBA_Mcephalus_1.1, whole genome shotgun sequence genomic window:
- the LOC125011406 gene encoding SLAM family member 5-like isoform X1 — MSLSVILGLMLCIEAPGSSAVTDVFVKRGEDVLLEVMDDATKKFDFFIWKFNIINVLVGYSPGRKPTVSKGYTGRVEFSVENYSVKLKYLQDDDSGVYEAQVTGDKEQTIAKYMVTVQGPVSPVDLNPDSVSNSSDSCNLTVTCSTEDSHISSTFTCDTKTCSQEGGDQSKVTNSGASLRVHLLNGTIICNHSNQVSWTQKKTQIQDFCPLHAGLSDDVSICLVKTVVFSVGLIIMVSVVISVHLMEKIRKQNKQFSSNQMNIELNLLQ, encoded by the exons atgtctctctctgtgataCTTGGACTGATGCTCTGCATTGAAGCACCAG GGTCCAgtgctgtgactgatgtgtttgtgaagagaggagaggatgtaCTTCTGGAAGTCATGGATGATGCTACAAAGAAATTTGATTTCTTTATCTGgaaatttaatataattaatgtTTTAGTAGGATATTCACCTGGTAGAAAACCAACAGTCTCTAAAGGTTACACTGGAAGGGTTGAGTTCTCTGTGGAAAACTactcagtgaaattaaagtatCTACAAGATGACGACAGTGGAGTTTATGAGGCACAAGTGACAGGAGATAAAGAACAAACAATAGCTAAATACATGGTCACAGTTCAAG gtccagtgtctccagttgatctgaatccagactctgtgtccaacagctcagactcctgtaacctcactgtgacctgcagcacagaggactcacacatcagcagcactttcacatgtgacaccaaaacctgctctcaggagggaggagaccaaTCAAAGGTCACCAACTCTGGTGCTTCCCTCCGTGTCCACCTGTTGAATGGAACAATCATCTGTAACCATAGCAACCAAGTCAGCTGGACTCAGAAGAAGACACAGATTCAGGATTTCTGTCCCCTACATGCTG gtctctctgatgatgtctccatctgtctggtgaAGACAGTCGTGTTCTCTGTTGGTCTGATCATCATGGTTTCTGTCGTCATCAGTGTCCACCTCATGGAGAAGatcaggaaacaaaataaacagttctcCTCTAATCAAATGAACATAGAGCTCAATCTCTTGCAGTGA
- the LOC125011397 gene encoding SLAM family member 5-like isoform X3 gives MELKSFLLAVFVIYSSQIQGSSAVTDVFVKRGDDVLLEVMDDAPKEFLVLVWKFNTSNVLVGYSPGGKPRVSEGYTGRVEFSVGNYSVKLKNLQDDDSGVYTARVTGDKEQTVAKYMVTVQGPVSPVDLNPDSVSSSSDSCNLTVTCSTEGSHISSTFTCDTKTCSQEGGDQSKVTNSGASLRVHLLNDMIICHHSNQVSWTQKKMAKIQDLCLQHAGLEHPRNHIITIMIAVIVGILVIAVVLIMLLGCYRHRKRRKYDRENKENTEFTEYAAVETPYNQNQRSADGDSANNPTSIYSLAGPPTGRKGSTKTKTNNQPESLYATVDKAPRP, from the exons GGTCCAgtgctgtgactgatgtgtttgtgaagagaggagatgatgtaCTTCTGGAAGTCATGGATGATGCTCCAAAGGAATTTTTAGTTCTTGTCTGGAAATTTAATACAAGCAATGTTTTAGTAGGATATTCACCTGGTGGAAAACCAAGAGTCTCTGAAGGTTACACTGGAAGGGTTGAGTTCTCTGTGGGAAATTACtcagtgaaattaaagaatCTACAAGATGACGACAGTGGAGTTTATACAGCACGGGTGACAGGAGATAAAGAACAAACAGTAGCTAAATACATGGTCACAGTTCAAG gtccagtgtctccagttgatctgaatccagactctgtgtccagcagctcagactcctgtaacctcactgtgacctgcagcacagagggctcacacatcagcagcactttcacatgtgacaccaaaacctgctctcaggagggaggagaccaaTCAAAGGTCACCAACTCTGGTGCTTCCCTCCGTGTCCACCTGTTGAATGACATGATCATCTGTCACCATAGCAACCAAGTCAGCTGGACTCagaagaaaatggcaaaaattCAAGATCTCTGTCTCCAACATGCTG GACTTGAACATCCCCGCAACCATATTATTACAATCATGATAGCTGTGATAGTTGGGATACTTGTGATAGCTGTTGTCCTTATAATGCTTCTTGGATGTTATCGCCATCGTAAGAGAAGAAAAT ATGACagagagaacaaagaaaacacagaatttaCAGAGTATGCTGCA gTTGAAACCCCCTATAATCAGAATCAGCGTTCAGCAGATGGAGACTCAGCTAATAATCCGACCTCCATCTACAGCTTGGCCGGGCCTCCTACAGGACGCAAAGGATCCACTAAGACTAAAACCAACAATCAGCCAGAGAGTCTGTATGCAACGGTAGATAAGGCTCCCAGGCCCTGA
- the LOC125011397 gene encoding SLAM family member 5-like isoform X1 has product MELKSLLLAVFVIYLSQIQGSSAVTDVFVKRGDDVLLEVMDDAPKEFLVLVWKFNTSNVLVGYSPGGKPRVSEGYTGRVEFSVGNYSVKLKNLQDDDSGVYTARVTGDKEQTVAKYMVTVQGPVSPVDLNPDSVSSSSDSCNLTVTCSTEGSHISSTFTCDTKTCSQEGGDQSKVTNSGASLRVHLLNDMIICHHSNQVSWTQKKMAKIQDLCLQHAGLEHPRNHIITIMIAVIVGILVIAVVLIMLLGCYRHRKRRKYDRENKENTEFTEYAAVETPYNQNQRSADGDSANNPTSIYSLAGPPTGRKGSTKTKTNNQPESLYATVDKAPRP; this is encoded by the exons ATGGAACTTAAATCTTTGTTATTGGCTGTTTTTGTGATATATTTAAGTCAAATTCAAG GGTCCAgtgctgtgactgatgtgtttgtgaagagaggagatgatgtaCTTCTGGAAGTCATGGATGATGCTCCAAAGGAATTTTTAGTTCTTGTCTGGAAATTTAATACAAGCAATGTTTTAGTAGGATATTCACCTGGTGGAAAACCAAGAGTCTCTGAAGGTTACACTGGAAGGGTTGAGTTCTCTGTGGGAAATTACtcagtgaaattaaagaatCTACAAGATGACGACAGTGGAGTTTATACAGCACGGGTGACAGGAGATAAAGAACAAACAGTAGCTAAATACATGGTCACAGTTCAAG gtccagtgtctccagttgatctgaatccagactctgtgtccagcagctcagactcctgtaacctcactgtgacctgcagcacagagggctcacacatcagcagcactttcacatgtgacaccaaaacctgctctcaggagggaggagaccaaTCAAAGGTCACCAACTCTGGTGCTTCCCTCCGTGTCCACCTGTTGAATGACATGATCATCTGTCACCATAGCAACCAAGTCAGCTGGACTCagaagaaaatggcaaaaattCAAGATCTCTGTCTCCAACATGCTG GACTTGAACATCCCCGCAACCATATTATTACAATCATGATAGCTGTGATAGTTGGGATACTTGTGATAGCTGTTGTCCTTATAATGCTTCTTGGATGTTATCGCCATCGTAAGAGAAGAAAAT ATGACagagagaacaaagaaaacacagaatttaCAGAGTATGCTGCA gTTGAAACCCCCTATAATCAGAATCAGCGTTCAGCAGATGGAGACTCAGCTAATAATCCGACCTCCATCTACAGCTTGGCCGGGCCTCCTACAGGACGCAAAGGATCCACTAAGACTAAAACCAACAATCAGCCAGAGAGTCTGTATGCAACGGTAGATAAGGCTCCCAGGCCCTGA
- the LOC125011397 gene encoding SLAM family member 5-like isoform X2 translates to MELKSFLLVVSVLYSSQIQGSSAVTDVFVKRGDDVLLEVMDDAPKEFLVLVWKFNTSNVLVGYSPGGKPRVSEGYTGRVEFSVGNYSVKLKNLQDDDSGVYTARVTGDKEQTVAKYMVTVQGPVSPVDLNPDSVSSSSDSCNLTVTCSTEGSHISSTFTCDTKTCSQEGGDQSKVTNSGASLRVHLLNDMIICHHSNQVSWTQKKMAKIQDLCLQHAGLEHPRNHIITIMIAVIVGILVIAVVLIMLLGCYRHRKRRKYDRENKENTEFTEYAAVETPYNQNQRSADGDSANNPTSIYSLAGPPTGRKGSTKTKTNNQPESLYATVDKAPRP, encoded by the exons GGTCCAgtgctgtgactgatgtgtttgtgaagagaggagatgatgtaCTTCTGGAAGTCATGGATGATGCTCCAAAGGAATTTTTAGTTCTTGTCTGGAAATTTAATACAAGCAATGTTTTAGTAGGATATTCACCTGGTGGAAAACCAAGAGTCTCTGAAGGTTACACTGGAAGGGTTGAGTTCTCTGTGGGAAATTACtcagtgaaattaaagaatCTACAAGATGACGACAGTGGAGTTTATACAGCACGGGTGACAGGAGATAAAGAACAAACAGTAGCTAAATACATGGTCACAGTTCAAG gtccagtgtctccagttgatctgaatccagactctgtgtccagcagctcagactcctgtaacctcactgtgacctgcagcacagagggctcacacatcagcagcactttcacatgtgacaccaaaacctgctctcaggagggaggagaccaaTCAAAGGTCACCAACTCTGGTGCTTCCCTCCGTGTCCACCTGTTGAATGACATGATCATCTGTCACCATAGCAACCAAGTCAGCTGGACTCagaagaaaatggcaaaaattCAAGATCTCTGTCTCCAACATGCTG GACTTGAACATCCCCGCAACCATATTATTACAATCATGATAGCTGTGATAGTTGGGATACTTGTGATAGCTGTTGTCCTTATAATGCTTCTTGGATGTTATCGCCATCGTAAGAGAAGAAAAT ATGACagagagaacaaagaaaacacagaatttaCAGAGTATGCTGCA gTTGAAACCCCCTATAATCAGAATCAGCGTTCAGCAGATGGAGACTCAGCTAATAATCCGACCTCCATCTACAGCTTGGCCGGGCCTCCTACAGGACGCAAAGGATCCACTAAGACTAAAACCAACAATCAGCCAGAGAGTCTGTATGCAACGGTAGATAAGGCTCCCAGGCCCTGA